From Pseudomonas fluorescens, one genomic window encodes:
- a CDS encoding aldehyde dehydrogenase codes for MTLARFHMCIGGEWVDALSGKTFDSLNPALAEPWAQLPDADEADVERAVQAAQTAFDSPAWRGLTATARGKLLRRLGDLIAENKEHLAQLESRDNGKLIRETRGQVSYLPEFFHYTAGLADKLEGGTLPLDKPDLFAYTVHEAMGVVAAIIPWNSPLYLTAIKLAPALAAGNTIVIKPSEHASATILELARLALEAGIPPGVVNVVTGYGPSTGAALTRHPLVRKIAFTGGAATARHVVRSSAENFAKLSLELGGKSPNIIFADADLDSAINGAIAGIYAASGQSCVSGSRLLVQDEIYDEFVSRLVQRAERIRIGNPQDDSSEMGPMATAQQLAVVEGLVADAIAEGARLRLGGKRPAGLGDGWFYEPTLFECDRNSMKIMQEEVFGPVASVIRFKDEAEALAIANDSQFGLAAGIWTRDLGRAHRLARDVRSGIIWVNTYRAVSAMAPIGGFKNSGYGRESGIDSVLAYTELKTVWINLSQAPMPDPFVMR; via the coding sequence ATGACACTCGCACGCTTCCACATGTGCATCGGCGGTGAATGGGTCGATGCCCTCTCCGGCAAGACTTTCGACAGCCTCAACCCGGCGCTGGCCGAGCCCTGGGCGCAGTTGCCCGACGCCGACGAAGCCGATGTCGAGCGCGCCGTGCAGGCTGCGCAGACTGCCTTCGACAGCCCGGCCTGGCGCGGGCTCACCGCCACCGCCCGGGGCAAGTTGCTGCGCCGCCTCGGTGATCTGATCGCCGAGAACAAGGAACACCTGGCGCAGCTGGAAAGCCGCGACAACGGCAAGCTGATCCGCGAGACCCGTGGCCAGGTCAGCTATTTGCCGGAATTTTTCCACTACACCGCCGGCCTTGCCGATAAGCTCGAAGGCGGCACCCTGCCGCTGGACAAGCCGGACCTGTTTGCCTACACCGTGCACGAAGCCATGGGTGTGGTCGCCGCGATCATCCCCTGGAACAGCCCGCTGTACCTGACCGCGATCAAACTGGCTCCAGCCCTCGCGGCGGGCAACACCATCGTGATCAAGCCGTCCGAGCACGCCTCGGCAACCATCCTTGAACTGGCGCGCCTGGCGCTGGAAGCCGGGATCCCGCCAGGGGTAGTCAACGTGGTCACCGGTTACGGCCCGAGCACCGGTGCCGCCCTGACCCGTCACCCGCTGGTGCGCAAGATCGCCTTCACCGGCGGCGCCGCCACTGCTCGCCATGTGGTGCGCAGCAGCGCTGAGAACTTCGCCAAGCTGTCGCTGGAACTGGGCGGCAAGTCGCCGAACATCATCTTCGCCGACGCCGACCTGGACAGCGCGATCAACGGCGCCATCGCCGGGATCTACGCTGCCTCCGGACAGAGCTGCGTGTCCGGTTCGCGACTGCTGGTGCAAGACGAGATTTACGACGAATTCGTCAGCCGCCTGGTGCAGCGCGCCGAGCGCATCCGCATCGGCAACCCGCAGGACGACAGCAGCGAAATGGGCCCGATGGCCACCGCGCAGCAACTGGCGGTGGTCGAAGGCCTGGTGGCCGACGCGATAGCCGAAGGTGCGCGCTTGCGCCTGGGCGGCAAGCGTCCGGCGGGCCTCGGCGATGGCTGGTTCTACGAGCCGACGCTGTTCGAGTGCGACCGCAACTCGATGAAGATCATGCAGGAAGAAGTCTTCGGCCCGGTGGCGTCGGTGATCCGTTTCAAGGACGAAGCCGAAGCCCTGGCAATCGCCAACGACTCGCAGTTCGGCCTCGCCGCCGGCATCTGGACCCGCGACCTGGGCCGCGCCCACCGCCTGGCCCGTGACGTGCGTTCGGGGATCATCTGGGTCAACACCTACCGCGCGGTCTCGGCCATGGCGCCGATCGGCGGTTTCAAGAACAGCGGCTATGGACGCGAAAGCGGCATCGATTCGGTGCTGGCCTACACCGAGCTGAAAACGGTGTGGATCAACCTGTCCCAGGCACCGATGCCTGATCCGTTTGTCATGCGCTAG
- a CDS encoding alpha/beta fold hydrolase encodes MIRLTAELTPAGTSYLATGQGQPVVLIHGVGLNKEMWGGQVVGLASKYRVIAYDMLGHGASPRPASGTPLLGYAEQLLELLDHLQLPAATVIGFSMGGLVARAFALHYPQRLQSLVVLNSVFNRTAEQRAGVIARTAQAAEHGPDANAEAALSRWFSREYQAANPAQIAALRQTLAQNDPQGYLTTYELFATQDMYRADDLASIQVPTLIATGELDPGSTPEMAEQLARCIPGAKVAVLHEQRHMMPVESPRLVNQMLLEFLDLAYSRQNHIKGIVA; translated from the coding sequence ATGATTCGGCTCACCGCTGAACTCACCCCGGCTGGAACCAGTTACCTGGCGACCGGCCAAGGCCAGCCCGTGGTTTTGATCCACGGCGTGGGCCTGAATAAAGAAATGTGGGGCGGCCAGGTCGTTGGCCTGGCGTCCAAATACCGGGTGATCGCCTACGACATGCTCGGTCACGGCGCCAGCCCGCGCCCGGCCAGTGGCACGCCCCTGCTCGGTTATGCCGAGCAGTTGCTGGAGCTGCTCGATCACCTGCAATTGCCGGCGGCCACGGTGATCGGCTTTTCCATGGGCGGCCTGGTGGCGCGGGCCTTCGCCCTGCATTACCCGCAACGCCTGCAGAGCCTGGTGGTGCTCAATAGCGTGTTCAATCGCACCGCTGAACAACGCGCCGGGGTGATTGCTCGCACCGCTCAGGCCGCCGAACACGGTCCGGATGCCAACGCCGAAGCGGCACTGTCGCGCTGGTTCAGTCGCGAATACCAGGCCGCCAATCCGGCGCAGATCGCCGCGTTGCGCCAGACCCTGGCGCAGAACGACCCCCAGGGTTACCTGACCACCTACGAGCTGTTCGCCACCCAGGACATGTACCGCGCCGACGACCTGGCGAGTATCCAGGTGCCGACGCTGATCGCCACCGGCGAACTGGACCCCGGTTCGACCCCGGAAATGGCCGAGCAACTGGCTCGCTGCATACCCGGCGCGAAGGTTGCGGTGCTGCACGAGCAACGGCATATGATGCCGGTAGAGTCGCCGCGCCTGGTCAACCAGATGCTGCTGGAGTTCCTCGACCTTGCCTACTCCCGACAAAACCATATAAAGGGGATTGTTGCATGA
- a CDS encoding amino acid synthesis family protein, translated as MSFEIRKIVSYVEETFIEGGKPTDKPVTMVGLAVVMKNPWLGNGFVEDLKPQIRANCSDLGALMVERLVGIIGGAEKIEAYGKAAVVGADGEIEHASAVIHTLRFGNHYREAVKAKSYLSFTNKRGGPGTSIQIPMMHKDDEGLRSHYITLEMQIEDAPRADEIVVVLGCADGGRLHPRIGNRYIDLEELAAEKAQ; from the coding sequence ATGAGTTTCGAAATCCGCAAGATCGTCAGCTATGTCGAAGAAACCTTCATCGAGGGCGGCAAGCCCACCGACAAGCCGGTGACCATGGTCGGCCTCGCCGTGGTGATGAAGAACCCATGGCTGGGCAACGGTTTTGTCGAAGACCTCAAGCCGCAGATCCGTGCCAACTGCTCAGACCTCGGCGCGCTGATGGTGGAGCGCCTGGTGGGGATTATCGGTGGTGCCGAGAAAATCGAGGCTTACGGCAAGGCAGCAGTGGTCGGTGCTGACGGCGAGATCGAACACGCCTCGGCGGTGATCCACACCCTGCGCTTCGGCAACCACTATCGCGAAGCGGTCAAGGCCAAGAGCTATCTGAGCTTCACCAACAAGCGCGGTGGTCCGGGCACTTCGATCCAGATCCCGATGATGCACAAGGACGACGAAGGCCTGCGCTCGCACTACATCACCCTGGAAATGCAAATCGAAGACGCGCCACGTGCCGACGAAATCGTCGTCGTCCTCGGCTGTGCCGACGGTGGCCGCCTGCATCCGCGTATCGGTAACCGCTACATCGACCTGGAAGAACTGGCCGCCGAAAAAGCCCAGTAA